From a single Myotis daubentonii chromosome 5, mMyoDau2.1, whole genome shotgun sequence genomic region:
- the FGF17 gene encoding fibroblast growth factor 17 isoform X1: MEAARLLPNFTLCLQLLILCCQTQGENHPSPNFNQYVRDQGAMTDQLSRRQIREYQLYSRTSGKHVQVTGRRISATAEDGNKFAKLIVETDTFGSRVRIKGAESEKYICMNKRGKLIGKPSGKSKDCVFTEIVLENNYTAFQNAGREGWFMAFTRQGRPRQASRSRQNQREAHFIKRLYEGQLPFPNQVERQKQFEFVGSAPTRRTKRTRRPQPRT, from the exons ATGGAAGCCGCCCGCCTGCTGCCCAACTTCACTCT GTGCCTGCAGCTACTGATTCTCTGCTGTCAAACTCAG GGGGAGAATCACCCGTCTCCTAATTTTAACCAGTACGTGAGGGACCAGGGCGCCATGACCGACCAGCTGAGCCggcggcagatccgtgagtaccAGCTCTACAGCCGGACCAGCGGCAAGCACGTGCAGGTGACCGGGCGTCGCATCTCCGCCACCGCTGAAGACGGCAACAAGTTCG CCAAGCTCATAGTGGAGACGGACACCTTTGGGAGCCGGGTGCGCATCAAGGGGGCTGAGAGCGAGAAATACATCTGCATGAACAAGAGGGGCAAGCTCATCGGGAAG CCCAGCGGGAAAAGCAAAGACTGCGTGTTCACGGAGATCGTGCTGGAGAACAACTACACGGCCTTCCAGAACGCGGGGCGCGAGGGCTGGTTCATGGCCTTTACGCGGCAGGGCCGGCCGCGCCAGGCCTCCCGCAGCCGCCAGAACCAGCGGGAGGCCCACTTCATCAAGCGCCTGTACGAGGGCCAGCTGCCCTTCCCCAACCAGGTCGAGCGGCAGAAGCAGTTCGAGTTCGTGGGCTCGGCCCCCACCCGCCGGACCAAGCGCACGCGGAGGCCTCAGCCCCGGACGTAG
- the FGF17 gene encoding fibroblast growth factor 17 isoform X2, producing MEAARLLPNFTLCLQLLILCCQTQYVRDQGAMTDQLSRRQIREYQLYSRTSGKHVQVTGRRISATAEDGNKFAKLIVETDTFGSRVRIKGAESEKYICMNKRGKLIGKPSGKSKDCVFTEIVLENNYTAFQNAGREGWFMAFTRQGRPRQASRSRQNQREAHFIKRLYEGQLPFPNQVERQKQFEFVGSAPTRRTKRTRRPQPRT from the exons ATGGAAGCCGCCCGCCTGCTGCCCAACTTCACTCT GTGCCTGCAGCTACTGATTCTCTGCTGTCAAACTCAG TACGTGAGGGACCAGGGCGCCATGACCGACCAGCTGAGCCggcggcagatccgtgagtaccAGCTCTACAGCCGGACCAGCGGCAAGCACGTGCAGGTGACCGGGCGTCGCATCTCCGCCACCGCTGAAGACGGCAACAAGTTCG CCAAGCTCATAGTGGAGACGGACACCTTTGGGAGCCGGGTGCGCATCAAGGGGGCTGAGAGCGAGAAATACATCTGCATGAACAAGAGGGGCAAGCTCATCGGGAAG CCCAGCGGGAAAAGCAAAGACTGCGTGTTCACGGAGATCGTGCTGGAGAACAACTACACGGCCTTCCAGAACGCGGGGCGCGAGGGCTGGTTCATGGCCTTTACGCGGCAGGGCCGGCCGCGCCAGGCCTCCCGCAGCCGCCAGAACCAGCGGGAGGCCCACTTCATCAAGCGCCTGTACGAGGGCCAGCTGCCCTTCCCCAACCAGGTCGAGCGGCAGAAGCAGTTCGAGTTCGTGGGCTCGGCCCCCACCCGCCGGACCAAGCGCACGCGGAGGCCTCAGCCCCGGACGTAG